From Pandoraea norimbergensis, the proteins below share one genomic window:
- a CDS encoding DNA-methyltransferase: MEAAGELRARWAPGDIALRHADFLQHVHELPDGSVDLILADPPYGLGKDYGNDSDKRSGEDFLGWTYGWLEAAIPKLAPRGSLYLFCTWQYAPELFVFLKQRMLMINEIIWDRRVPSMGGSTRRFSSVHDNIGFFAVSKDYYFDLDAVRVPYDAATKKARSRRIFEGSKWLELGYNPKDLWSISRLHRQDPERVDHPTQKPLHIIERMVLSSCPPGGLVLDPFMGSGTTAVACALHGRRFVGFELNAHYHALANQRLQRLSDHVPHSSDVPSLASAG, encoded by the coding sequence ATGGAGGCGGCCGGCGAGCTTCGCGCGCGCTGGGCGCCGGGCGACATCGCGCTACGTCATGCCGACTTCCTGCAACACGTGCATGAACTGCCAGATGGGTCCGTCGACCTGATTCTTGCTGACCCGCCGTACGGGCTGGGCAAGGATTACGGCAACGACTCCGACAAGCGCTCGGGCGAGGATTTTCTCGGCTGGACGTACGGCTGGCTCGAAGCGGCGATTCCGAAACTTGCGCCGCGCGGCTCGCTGTATCTGTTCTGCACGTGGCAATACGCCCCCGAGCTGTTCGTGTTCCTCAAGCAGCGCATGCTGATGATCAACGAGATCATCTGGGATCGCCGCGTACCGAGCATGGGCGGCAGCACGCGACGCTTTTCGTCGGTGCACGACAACATCGGCTTCTTCGCGGTTTCGAAAGACTATTACTTCGATCTCGATGCCGTGCGCGTGCCTTATGACGCCGCGACGAAGAAGGCCCGCTCGCGTCGCATCTTCGAGGGCAGCAAGTGGCTGGAACTCGGTTACAACCCCAAGGATCTGTGGTCCATCTCGCGATTGCACCGGCAAGACCCCGAACGCGTCGATCATCCGACGCAGAAACCGCTGCATATCATCGAGCGCATGGTGCTGTCGAGTTGCCCGCCCGGCGGCCTCGTGCTTGACCCGTTTATGGGCAGTGGCACGACTGCCGTGGCCTGCGCGCTGCACGGCCGGCGTTTCGTCGGCTTCGAGCTGAACGCGCACTACCACGCGCTCGCAAACCAACGACTTCAGAGACTTTCCGATCATGTCCCGCATTCAAGCGACGTTCCAAGCCTTGCAAGCGCAGGGTAA
- the trpB gene encoding tryptophan synthase subunit beta — protein MYDLPDARGHFGQYGGVFVAETLIHALDELREAYAKYQHDPAFLEEFNYELKHYVGRPSPIYHAKRWSSELGGAQVYLKREDLNHTGAHKVNNVIGQALLARRMGKRRVIAETGAGQHGVATATIAARFGMECVVYMGAEDVKRQAANVYRMQLLGATVVPVESGSKTLKDALNEAMRDWVTNVESTFYIIGTVAGPHPYPMLVRDFQRVIGDECKVQMPELAGRQPDYVLACVGGGSNAMGIFYPYIDLPDVKLVGVEAAGDGIETGRHAASIIGGTPGVLHGNRTYLLQDANGQITETHSISAGLDYPGVGPEHAWLHDIHRAEYVGITDTEALKAFHDCCRIEGIIPALESSHALAYACKLAPTLSRDQIVLVNLSGRGDKDMHTVMAMAKPASDA, from the coding sequence ATGTACGATTTGCCCGATGCCCGTGGCCACTTTGGCCAATATGGCGGTGTTTTTGTTGCCGAGACGCTGATTCACGCGCTCGACGAGCTGCGTGAGGCTTACGCCAAGTACCAGCACGATCCCGCCTTTCTCGAAGAATTCAATTACGAACTGAAGCACTACGTCGGCCGTCCGTCGCCGATTTATCACGCCAAGCGCTGGAGCAGCGAGCTGGGCGGTGCACAGGTCTATCTGAAGCGCGAAGACTTGAACCACACCGGCGCGCATAAGGTGAACAACGTGATCGGGCAGGCGCTGCTCGCCCGCCGTATGGGCAAGCGCCGCGTCATTGCCGAGACCGGTGCCGGTCAGCATGGCGTGGCCACCGCAACCATCGCGGCGCGTTTCGGCATGGAATGCGTCGTCTACATGGGCGCGGAAGACGTCAAGCGTCAGGCCGCCAACGTCTATCGCATGCAGTTGCTCGGTGCGACCGTCGTGCCCGTCGAATCGGGTTCGAAGACGCTCAAGGACGCCCTCAACGAAGCCATGCGCGACTGGGTGACGAACGTCGAAAGCACGTTCTACATCATCGGCACCGTGGCCGGCCCGCATCCGTACCCGATGCTCGTGCGCGACTTCCAGCGCGTGATCGGCGACGAGTGCAAGGTGCAGATGCCCGAGCTTGCCGGCCGTCAGCCGGACTACGTGCTCGCCTGCGTGGGCGGTGGCTCCAACGCCATGGGCATCTTCTATCCGTACATCGATCTGCCCGACGTCAAGCTCGTGGGCGTGGAAGCGGCGGGCGACGGCATCGAAACCGGCCGTCACGCGGCGTCGATCATCGGTGGCACGCCGGGCGTGCTGCACGGCAACCGCACGTATCTGCTGCAAGACGCCAATGGCCAGATCACCGAGACGCATTCGATCTCGGCCGGTCTCGACTATCCGGGTGTCGGCCCCGAACACGCATGGCTGCACGATATCCATCGTGCCGAGTACGTGGGCATCACCGATACCGAAGCCCTCAAGGCTTTCCATGACTGCTGCCGGATCGAGGGCATCATCCCCGCATTGGAGTCGAGCCACGCGCTCGCCTACGCGTGCAAACTTGCGCCCACGCTGAGCCGCGACCAGATCGTTCTGGTCAACCTCTCGGGACGGGGTGACAAGGACATGCACACCGTGATGGCGATGGCCAAACCGGCCAGCGACGCCTGA
- a CDS encoding phosphoribosylanthranilate isomerase, with protein sequence MTSRTRIKICGLSQPADVDHAVALGVDAIGLVFYPPSPRYVDLARAAELARRVPPYVSVVGLFVNATADDIARTVEAVPLTTLQFHGDESPEVCAALSAAAGHRPYTRAMRIGPETKDSSDLLQFANAYAAAQGILLDALVEGYGGGGKVFDWSLIPKDIARRAVLSGGLNAHNVAEAIRQVTPYAVDVSSGVEASRGVKDPARMTAFVRAVRAADAE encoded by the coding sequence ATGACATCTCGCACCCGAATCAAGATTTGCGGCCTGTCGCAGCCGGCGGACGTCGACCACGCGGTCGCCCTCGGCGTCGATGCGATCGGCCTCGTGTTTTACCCGCCCAGCCCACGCTACGTGGATCTCGCGCGCGCCGCCGAACTGGCCCGCCGGGTGCCGCCGTATGTGAGCGTGGTGGGGTTGTTCGTCAACGCCACGGCAGACGACATTGCGCGTACCGTCGAGGCGGTGCCGCTGACCACGCTGCAATTCCATGGCGATGAGTCGCCGGAAGTTTGCGCAGCGTTGTCCGCCGCCGCAGGGCACCGTCCGTACACGCGTGCCATGCGTATTGGCCCGGAGACGAAAGACAGTAGCGATTTGCTACAATTCGCAAACGCATACGCCGCCGCGCAAGGTATTTTGCTGGATGCCCTGGTTGAGGGCTACGGGGGCGGGGGAAAGGTTTTCGATTGGTCACTTATTCCAAAAGACATCGCGCGTCGGGCCGTTTTGAGTGGTGGCTTGAACGCACACAACGTTGCTGAGGCAATCCGCCAGGTGACGCCGTACGCCGTCGACGTGTCGAGCGGTGTTGAGGCGTCACGGGGCGTGAAAGATCCCGCCCGAATGACGGCGTTCGTGCGCGCAGTGCGCGCTGCCGACGCCGAATAG
- the truA gene encoding tRNA pseudouridine(38-40) synthase TruA, which translates to MRIALGIHYDGTAFSGWQSQPHGNTVQQALESALREFGGVALPTTVAGRTDTGVHGIGQVVHFDTELDRAMFSWVRGVNAFLPKTVAVQWAQAMSDDFHARFIAFERTYFYVLYVHPVRSPLLEGRCGWLHTPLDLDAMRAAGQALVGEHDFSAFRSSECQAKTPVKHLYAIDIEQQGNFFVFRFRASAFLHHMVRNIMGCLVAIGRGRQSVDWMAAVLESRDRRQAAPTFMPDGLYLARVGYPERFAVPEPNWAAWPFPMPWAQDGTPS; encoded by the coding sequence ATGCGAATCGCACTGGGCATCCACTACGACGGCACGGCGTTTTCCGGCTGGCAATCGCAGCCGCACGGCAACACCGTGCAGCAGGCGCTCGAATCCGCGTTGCGGGAGTTCGGCGGCGTCGCCCTGCCGACGACGGTGGCCGGGCGTACGGATACGGGCGTGCACGGCATCGGGCAGGTGGTGCATTTCGACACCGAACTCGACCGGGCAATGTTCTCGTGGGTGCGCGGCGTGAACGCGTTTCTGCCGAAGACCGTGGCCGTGCAATGGGCGCAGGCCATGTCCGACGACTTCCACGCGCGCTTCATTGCGTTCGAGCGCACGTACTTTTACGTGCTGTACGTGCATCCGGTGCGCTCGCCATTGCTCGAAGGCCGTTGTGGCTGGCTGCACACCCCGCTGGATCTCGACGCCATGCGTGCCGCCGGTCAGGCGCTGGTCGGTGAGCACGACTTTTCGGCGTTCCGCTCGTCCGAATGTCAGGCGAAGACACCGGTGAAGCATCTGTACGCCATCGATATCGAGCAGCAGGGCAACTTCTTCGTGTTCCGCTTCCGGGCGAGCGCGTTCCTGCATCACATGGTGCGCAACATCATGGGCTGTCTGGTGGCGATCGGCCGGGGCCGTCAGTCGGTTGACTGGATGGCGGCCGTGCTGGAGAGCCGCGACCGCCGTCAGGCCGCGCCGACGTTCATGCCGGATGGCTTGTACCTCGCGCGCGTGGGGTATCCTGAGCGCTTCGCAGTGCCCGAGCCCAACTGGGCGGCGTGGCCGTTCCCGATGCCTTGGGCACAAGACGGAACCCCTTCATGA
- a CDS encoding FimV/HubP family polar landmark protein: MWSLGLLNAGAAEFGPQQVRSTAGQPLRAVIVLGNVSQAEADGLSVKLAGRDAFRQAGLRYDPTLEKISVSVEPTGGREPGYSGTYLVHVDSAEPISTSFLDLLLVLEWRTGRQSNAVTLSAIPEASAAQPQAVVPAAAAASASSNAAANVPAQDATSGQSGQSNESNPSTRPTRPGNAASARPAPAASSASAEGARTVERGDSLSSIAREFTGGEGGTTLAQMMTALFESNRSAFIGNDPNRLRQGATLARPSDAQVQEVPPTQARKFVSAAREQFDAYRARLAESTAQQAAPANGRSAQGAIEAGKAPEAAAPAARDELKLSRPGKGRGAGKTGNGEEEQIAQGKAQTEAQGRVNELQKNVADLQKLLAMKNQAVANLEEQAAIASGATAQDKQANTAKGKDAANATAKDAKSAANAANAANAANATATAANDANASGAAAEGAAASAATAAASASDAAAQAVVASEAAASATQAASAAAAETKPAPNASMNWRAVRDNPYVLPGAGVLVVLMGLWWLMRRRRAEPPVGQDGPYDDGRDGSDGRTPHDGPQGAEPQLSQGGSTVAGVVTGAAVATGAAGAAAMYAAHQAEADEHLHPSADDTWAEPVEPAEPTEGEGVAALEAEHPDATVAGAALPGEWDAEQEHLTDDLADQAHEAHETHETHETHEASFDAAEALADTPEAFVTPPEAPAHGDAEEPVADAASEPEINWDDAFAEQAGEVPVAQTPHDDPAAASLSALEALGAAAAVGGVAAASAHVAEPLVEPQHEAPVAEPVAEAEPQNGVAGMLGDLDLGLPGQPAHVGTIASGALPSLSSGIGSVQFTMAPQAGEAHIHAPSGDQGDFDADDGELSDADFDAALKAAAESPRSYTDSAHEAPSLKPMSFDLSDFSLDLKGDEANVTTIAPAFVSAPTLPEATGDEALVEHDAFAQAAPSTGYAPHATPSAQTWAHAAPSQSPDTPAFASPAEPAAPVPAPAAPAPAPAAPSPIAPQLADLAVPDEFHTKLELAAAYQTIGDDDGARELLEEVIAGGDEAQQSVARSRLAELGK, translated from the coding sequence TTGTGGAGCCTCGGGCTTCTCAATGCCGGTGCGGCCGAATTCGGCCCGCAACAGGTGCGCTCCACTGCCGGGCAACCGCTGCGTGCGGTGATCGTGCTGGGCAATGTGTCGCAGGCCGAAGCCGATGGGCTGTCCGTCAAGCTGGCCGGGCGCGATGCGTTTCGGCAAGCCGGACTGCGCTACGACCCGACGCTCGAAAAGATTTCCGTCTCTGTCGAGCCGACGGGCGGGCGCGAACCGGGCTATAGCGGCACGTATCTCGTCCACGTCGATTCGGCCGAGCCGATCAGCACGTCGTTCCTCGATTTGTTGCTCGTGCTGGAGTGGCGCACCGGACGACAGTCCAATGCCGTGACGCTCTCGGCCATTCCCGAAGCCAGTGCCGCCCAACCGCAGGCCGTCGTGCCCGCGGCTGCGGCAGCCAGTGCCTCGTCGAATGCCGCCGCGAATGTGCCGGCGCAGGATGCTACGTCAGGTCAGTCAGGCCAATCGAACGAATCGAACCCATCGACGCGACCCACACGCCCGGGCAATGCAGCCAGCGCCAGACCGGCACCGGCGGCTTCGAGCGCTTCGGCCGAGGGCGCGCGCACGGTGGAGCGGGGTGACTCGCTGTCGTCGATTGCCCGTGAATTCACGGGCGGCGAGGGCGGTACCACGCTCGCGCAGATGATGACGGCGTTGTTCGAATCGAATCGTTCGGCGTTCATTGGCAACGACCCGAATCGTTTGCGTCAGGGGGCGACGCTCGCGCGCCCGTCCGATGCACAGGTGCAGGAAGTCCCGCCCACGCAGGCACGCAAGTTTGTGTCGGCGGCGCGGGAACAGTTTGATGCGTATCGCGCGCGGCTGGCCGAATCGACGGCACAGCAGGCAGCACCGGCCAATGGCCGCAGTGCGCAGGGTGCGATTGAAGCGGGCAAGGCGCCGGAAGCCGCCGCCCCCGCCGCGCGTGATGAATTGAAGCTGTCGCGACCCGGTAAGGGGCGCGGAGCCGGCAAGACCGGCAACGGCGAGGAAGAACAAATCGCTCAGGGCAAGGCACAGACCGAGGCTCAGGGCAGGGTGAATGAGTTGCAGAAGAACGTAGCAGATCTCCAGAAGTTGTTGGCGATGAAGAATCAGGCTGTCGCCAACCTGGAGGAGCAGGCCGCCATCGCTTCCGGGGCGACTGCACAAGACAAGCAAGCGAATACCGCCAAGGGTAAGGACGCCGCCAACGCGACGGCTAAGGACGCGAAGTCTGCGGCGAATGCGGCGAATGCGGCTAACGCGGCTAACGCCACGGCAACCGCGGCGAATGACGCGAACGCATCGGGCGCGGCAGCAGAGGGTGCCGCCGCTTCGGCAGCGACTGCGGCGGCTAGCGCTTCGGATGCCGCGGCACAAGCCGTGGTGGCGAGCGAGGCAGCAGCGTCTGCGACGCAAGCGGCCAGCGCGGCGGCAGCGGAAACCAAGCCTGCGCCGAATGCTTCGATGAACTGGCGTGCGGTGCGCGACAACCCGTATGTGCTGCCGGGCGCAGGCGTTCTGGTGGTGCTGATGGGCCTTTGGTGGCTGATGCGCCGCCGTCGCGCCGAGCCGCCGGTGGGTCAGGACGGTCCGTACGACGATGGTCGTGACGGTAGCGATGGCCGCACGCCGCACGACGGCCCGCAGGGCGCCGAGCCGCAACTGTCGCAAGGCGGTTCGACGGTGGCGGGCGTTGTCACGGGCGCAGCAGTGGCCACAGGTGCCGCTGGTGCTGCTGCCATGTATGCCGCCCATCAGGCCGAAGCCGACGAGCATTTGCATCCGAGCGCCGACGATACTTGGGCGGAACCCGTCGAGCCGGCTGAGCCGACTGAAGGCGAAGGCGTTGCCGCGCTGGAAGCGGAACATCCCGATGCGACAGTTGCTGGCGCAGCGCTGCCGGGCGAATGGGATGCCGAACAGGAACACCTGACGGACGATCTGGCCGATCAGGCGCACGAGGCGCACGAAACGCACGAAACGCACGAAACGCACGAAGCGTCGTTCGATGCCGCAGAGGCGCTCGCCGACACCCCAGAGGCCTTCGTCACGCCGCCGGAAGCCCCGGCGCATGGCGATGCCGAAGAACCCGTCGCGGACGCCGCCAGCGAACCGGAAATCAACTGGGACGACGCCTTCGCCGAACAGGCGGGCGAGGTGCCGGTAGCGCAGACACCGCACGACGATCCGGCCGCCGCAAGTCTGTCGGCGCTGGAAGCCCTCGGTGCTGCTGCCGCCGTCGGCGGCGTTGCCGCAGCCTCGGCACATGTGGCCGAGCCGTTGGTCGAGCCGCAACACGAAGCACCGGTTGCCGAACCTGTCGCAGAAGCCGAGCCGCAAAACGGCGTGGCAGGCATGTTGGGCGATCTCGATCTCGGTTTGCCGGGTCAGCCGGCACACGTCGGCACGATTGCCAGCGGTGCATTGCCGTCGCTCTCAAGCGGTATCGGTTCTGTACAGTTCACGATGGCGCCGCAGGCAGGGGAGGCTCATATCCATGCACCGTCCGGCGATCAAGGCGATTTCGATGCCGACGATGGCGAACTGAGCGACGCCGACTTCGACGCAGCCCTCAAGGCCGCCGCCGAATCGCCGCGCAGCTATACCGACAGCGCCCACGAAGCCCCGTCGCTCAAGCCGATGTCGTTCGATCTGTCGGACTTCAGTCTGGATTTGAAGGGTGACGAGGCAAACGTGACGACCATCGCGCCTGCCTTCGTGAGCGCGCCGACGTTGCCGGAGGCCACGGGCGATGAGGCGCTGGTCGAGCACGACGCCTTTGCGCAAGCGGCGCCGTCGACGGGCTATGCGCCTCACGCGACGCCGTCCGCTCAGACTTGGGCACACGCGGCCCCGTCGCAATCACCGGATACGCCGGCCTTTGCGTCGCCTGCGGAGCCAGCGGCACCCGTTCCTGCCCCGGCTGCACCCGCGCCCGCCCCCGCAGCGCCGAGCCCCATTGCGCCGCAACTGGCCGATCTGGCGGTGCCTGACGAGTTCCACACCAAACTCGAACTGGCGGCGGCTTACCAGACGATTGGCGACGACGACGGTGCGCGCGAGTTGCTCGAAGAGGTCATCGCGGGGGGCGACGAGGCGCAACAGTCGGTCGCCCGCAGCCGTCTGGCGGAACTCGGAAAGTGA
- the asd gene encoding aspartate-semialdehyde dehydrogenase: protein MKTVGLVGWRGMVGSVLMQRMQQENDFALIEPVFFSTSNAGGKAPSMAKNETSLKDANDVNELKKCDIIITCQGGDYTTEIFPKLRAAGWNGYWIDAASTLRMKDDAIIVLDPVNLDVIKNALTKGTKNFVGGNCTVSCMLMGLGGLFQHGLVDWLTSMTYQAASGGGAQHMRELLTQFGTINAEVKALLDDPHSAILEIDRKVLAKQHALTADETKQFGVPLGGNLIPWIDKDLGNGQSKEEWKGGAETNKILGLGDGFPGTRAIPVDGLCVRIGAMRCHSQALTIKLTKDVPLDELTDIIGQANDWVKVVPNTREASMKDLTPAAVTGTMSIPVGRLRKMSMGPEYLSAFTVGDQLLWGAAEPLRRMLRILLDA, encoded by the coding sequence ATGAAAACCGTAGGTCTGGTAGGTTGGCGGGGCATGGTCGGTTCGGTGCTGATGCAGCGCATGCAGCAGGAGAACGACTTCGCCTTGATCGAGCCGGTGTTTTTCAGCACCAGCAACGCGGGCGGCAAAGCCCCGTCGATGGCGAAGAATGAGACTTCGCTGAAAGACGCCAATGATGTCAATGAGCTGAAAAAATGCGACATCATCATTACCTGCCAGGGCGGTGACTACACAACAGAGATTTTCCCGAAGCTGCGCGCAGCGGGCTGGAATGGCTACTGGATCGACGCGGCCTCGACGCTGCGCATGAAGGACGATGCCATCATCGTGCTCGATCCGGTCAATCTCGATGTGATCAAGAATGCGCTGACCAAGGGCACCAAGAACTTCGTCGGCGGCAACTGTACGGTCAGCTGCATGCTGATGGGCCTGGGTGGTCTGTTCCAGCATGGTCTGGTTGATTGGCTGACGTCGATGACGTATCAGGCGGCCTCGGGTGGCGGTGCGCAGCACATGCGCGAACTGCTCACGCAATTCGGCACGATCAACGCCGAAGTCAAGGCGCTGCTCGACGACCCGCACTCGGCGATTCTCGAAATCGACCGCAAGGTGCTGGCCAAGCAGCACGCACTGACGGCTGACGAGACCAAGCAATTCGGCGTGCCGCTGGGCGGCAACCTGATTCCGTGGATCGACAAGGATCTGGGCAACGGCCAGTCGAAGGAAGAATGGAAGGGCGGTGCCGAGACCAACAAGATTCTGGGTCTGGGTGACGGTTTCCCGGGCACGCGTGCCATTCCGGTGGACGGTCTGTGCGTGCGTATCGGTGCGATGCGTTGCCATAGTCAGGCACTGACCATCAAGCTTACGAAGGATGTGCCGTTAGATGAACTGACCGACATCATCGGTCAGGCGAACGACTGGGTGAAGGTCGTGCCGAACACGCGCGAGGCGTCGATGAAGGATTTGACGCCTGCTGCTGTGACCGGCACGATGTCGATTCCGGTGGGCCGCCTGCGCAAGATGTCGATGGGTCCGGAGTATCTGTCGGCGTTCACGGTGGGCGATCAGCTCCTGTGGGGGGCGGCAGAACCGCTGCGTCGTATGCTGCGGATCCTGCTGGACGCTTGA
- the leuB gene encoding 3-isopropylmalate dehydrogenase codes for MKIAVLPGDGIGPEIVKEAVNVLNALGETFELEEAPVGGAGYEASGHPLPDATLKLAKEADAILFGAVGDWKYDSLERALRPEQAILGLRKHLQLFANFRPAILYKELAAASSLKPEIVAGLDILIIRELNGDIYFGQPKGFRQSPDGAFEGAREGFDTMRYSVPEVERIAHVAFQAAAKRDKRLCSVDKANVLETSQLWRDTMIEVAKQYPDVELSHMYVDNAAMQLVKAPKNFDVVVTGNMFGDILSDEAAMLTGSIGMLPSASLDANNKGLYEPSHGSAPDIAGKGVANPLATILSAAMMLRYTLGRAEQADRVESAVKKVLAQGLRTPDIWQEGATKVGTREMGAAVVAAL; via the coding sequence ATGAAAATCGCTGTGTTGCCGGGTGACGGCATTGGTCCGGAAATCGTGAAGGAAGCCGTCAATGTGCTCAATGCGCTTGGCGAGACGTTCGAACTGGAAGAAGCGCCCGTCGGCGGCGCGGGTTATGAGGCATCGGGACACCCGCTGCCCGACGCCACGCTCAAGCTGGCCAAGGAAGCGGATGCCATCCTGTTTGGCGCCGTGGGCGACTGGAAGTATGATTCGCTGGAGCGTGCACTGCGTCCCGAGCAAGCAATTCTGGGCCTGCGCAAGCATTTGCAGCTGTTCGCCAACTTCCGTCCGGCCATTCTGTACAAGGAACTGGCCGCCGCATCGAGCCTGAAGCCGGAAATCGTGGCAGGCCTCGATATCCTGATCATCCGCGAGTTGAATGGCGACATCTACTTCGGTCAGCCGAAGGGCTTCCGTCAATCGCCGGATGGGGCTTTCGAAGGTGCGCGCGAAGGTTTTGATACCATGCGCTATAGCGTGCCCGAAGTGGAGCGTATCGCCCACGTGGCGTTTCAGGCAGCGGCCAAGCGCGACAAGCGTTTGTGCTCGGTGGACAAGGCCAACGTGCTCGAGACGTCGCAGCTGTGGCGCGACACGATGATCGAGGTCGCCAAGCAGTATCCGGACGTCGAGTTGTCGCACATGTACGTCGACAACGCCGCGATGCAACTGGTCAAGGCGCCGAAGAACTTCGACGTGGTGGTGACGGGTAACATGTTCGGCGATATCCTGTCGGACGAGGCCGCGATGCTCACGGGTTCGATCGGCATGCTGCCGTCGGCGTCGCTGGACGCCAACAACAAGGGGTTGTACGAGCCGTCGCACGGTTCGGCACCCGACATCGCCGGCAAGGGCGTGGCCAATCCGTTGGCGACGATTCTGTCGGCGGCCATGATGCTGCGTTACACGCTGGGTCGCGCCGAACAGGCCGATCGCGTGGAGAGCGCAGTGAAGAAGGTGCTGGCGCAGGGGTTGCGCACGCCCGATATCTGGCAGGAAGGCGCGACCAAGGTTGGTACGCGCGAAATGGGCGCGGCGGTGGTTGCCGCGCTGTAA
- the leuD gene encoding 3-isopropylmalate dehydratase small subunit, whose protein sequence is MEKFTVHTGLVAPLDRENVDTDAIIPKQFLKSIKRTGFGPNLFDEWRYLDVGQPGQDCSTRPLNPNFVLNQPRFQNSTVLLARKNFGCGSSREHAPWALQQYGFRAVIAPSFADIFFNNCYKNGLLPIALSELQVDHLFNETAAFPGYQLTIDLDKQAVIAADGRAYEFDIAPFRKYCLLNGFDDIGLTLRHADKIRAYEAERLAKQPWLSTRLPG, encoded by the coding sequence ATGGAAAAATTTACCGTCCATACGGGGTTGGTGGCACCGCTCGATCGCGAGAACGTCGACACCGACGCGATCATCCCCAAGCAATTCCTCAAGTCGATCAAGCGCACGGGTTTCGGCCCGAACCTGTTCGACGAATGGCGTTATCTCGACGTGGGTCAGCCCGGGCAGGATTGCAGCACGCGTCCGCTCAACCCGAATTTTGTGCTGAACCAGCCGCGCTTCCAGAATTCGACGGTGCTGCTCGCCCGCAAGAATTTCGGTTGCGGCAGCTCGCGTGAGCACGCACCGTGGGCCTTGCAGCAGTACGGTTTTCGCGCCGTAATTGCGCCCAGCTTCGCCGACATCTTCTTCAACAACTGCTACAAAAACGGGCTGCTGCCGATCGCGCTGTCCGAGTTGCAGGTCGATCATCTGTTCAACGAGACCGCCGCGTTCCCGGGCTATCAGTTGACGATCGACCTCGACAAGCAGGCCGTGATCGCCGCTGACGGCCGCGCGTATGAGTTCGACATCGCGCCGTTCCGCAAGTACTGCCTGCTGAACGGTTTCGACGATATCGGCCTGACGCTGCGTCACGCCGACAAGATTCGCGCGTATGAAGCGGAGCGGCTTGCCAAGCAGCCGTGGCTCTCGACGCGTCTGCCGGGCTGA
- a CDS encoding entericidin A/B family lipoprotein: MKKLWMLIGAVLLLGVTGCNTMAGLGKDTQAAGSALENAAKK, from the coding sequence ATGAAGAAACTGTGGATGCTGATCGGTGCGGTGCTGCTACTGGGCGTGACGGGCTGCAATACGATGGCCGGCCTCGGCAAAGATACGCAGGCTGCCGGCTCGGCGCTCGAAAACGCGGCGAAGAAGTGA